One window of Trichoderma breve strain T069 chromosome 3, whole genome shotgun sequence genomic DNA carries:
- a CDS encoding cytochrome p450 domain-containing protein, translating into MLSHLVNRLSDYYILTLPLFVVLVYFLLSAQRSSRIKPFPGPPFRFPNGQGTEKFFSGRNAARRWRNSYGSIYSIWSGFKREVVITKPEHVQAFYKDSHNHIKASDNNAGWLFGELLGSCVGVVSQKRWVRVRAPFEHHFTRPASLKRSLLFLNESRVFLQSMNKENNSTTINVTDDLKYCPFFMVASIFFGPLSAAQRHEIYMIGPLREVLFRDAFSGGVNRYSFAKYLPGSAMPKLREFQRRWEDFVKRSHDEATLNSGGAIVSLWETVERGGLSKEEKQLLQTLDESLFANLDVTAHALSWAMLRIAHHTSTQHDVRQEIGANSHSEEDYEEYLRQDNTLLAACILESSRLHPILLLTAFSNPESALTDKTVGDFKILRNTDVIVDSYAINVDNAYWEDSTIFNPRRHLGQRDQSRRYNMWRFGFGPRQCLGKNVADIILRVIVAEMVRCYRIDIIGKGGIDGIELQADSWIGLPECMVKLTPHTG; encoded by the exons ATGCTTTCACATTTGGTGAACCGACTGAGTGATTACTATATCCTCACATTGCCTCTTTTCGTTGTTTTAGTTTACTTTCTCCTT TCCGCCCAACGATCTAGTCGCATAAAACCATTTCCTGGCCCACCCTTTCGCTTTCCTAACGGACAGGGAACAGAGAAGTTTTTTAGCGGACGAAACGCAGctcgaagatggagaaacaGCTACGGATCTATATACAGTATCTGGTCAGGCTTCAAGCGCGAAGT CGTCATAACCAAACCTGAGCACGTACAAGCCTTCTACAAAGATTCACATAATCATATCAAAGCATCTGATAACAACGCAGGATGGCTTTTTGGAGAGCTACTGGGGTCTTGCGTTGGTGTTGTCAGTCAGAAGCGGTGGGTGAGAGTTCGCGCACCTTTTGAACACCACTTTACGCGGCCAGCATCTCTCAAGAGATCATTGCTTTTCCTCAACGAATCAAGGGTGTTCTTACAATCGATGAACAAGGAGAATAATAGTACCACCATTAACGTAACAGATGACCTTAAATATTGTCCCTTTTTTATGGTCGcaagcatcttctttggTCCTTTGTCGGCAGCCCAGCGGCATGAGATCTACATGATTGGACCTTTGAGAGAAGTTTTATTCAGGGACGCATTCAGCGGTGGTGTCAATCGATATTCATTTGCCAAGTATCTACCTGGTTCGGCTATGCCAAAACTTCGAGAGTTTCAGCGCCGCTGGGAAGACTTCGTCAAGAGGTCGCACGACGAGGCCACCCTTAACAGCGGAGGCGCCATTGTGTCCCTTTGGGAAACGGTAGAGCGTGGGGGATTATCCAAAGAAGAG aagcagcttcttcaaaccTTAGATGAGTCTTTATTTGCCAATCTAGATGTCACTGCACATGCATTATCTTGGGCCATGCTCAGAATTGCTCATCACACAAGCACTCAACATGATGTTCGCCAAGAAATCGGGGCAAATTCTCACTCAGAAGAAGATTACGAGGAATATCTCCGCCAGGATAATACTCTCTTGGCAGCCTGCATCCTGGAATCCTCCCGGCTGCACCCAATTCTCC TTTTGACAGCTTTTTCAAATCCCGAGTCAGCGCTGACCGATAAGACTGTCGGCGATTTTAAGATTTTACGAAAT ACCGATGTTATAGTAGATTCGTACGCAATCAATGTAGACAACGCCTACTGGGAGGACTCTACAATATTCAACCCTCGCAGGCACCTCGGCCAAAGAGACCAATCGCGGCGATATAACATGTGGCGTTTTGGATTTGGTCCTCGGCAGTGCTTAGGGAAGAATGTGGCCGACATTATTCTCCGGGTAATTGTTGCGGAGATGGTACGCTGTTATCGGATTGACATTATAGGTAAAGGTGGaattgatggcattgaaCTACAAGCCGATAGCTGGATCGGCTTGCCTGAATGTATGGTAAAACTAACTCCGCACACGGGGTAA
- a CDS encoding aminotransferase class I and II domain-containing protein — MATAENWLIRPEVLSILKRNCSQALKEEHLSYANGLGGTPELLESLSTFFNHFFSPMVPVRPEHIVTGPGCSTVLDTLIHDICDMGDGLLVTAPMWGSFQISAVMRNSVQLIPVYVPFEQSQSASDIVQAYRSAAQEASCKAIDGLLQYCQEADLHFISDEIYALSTFGDREFTSVLSRNLDALCVERSRVHVLYSISKDFGCSGIRLGCLVSQANKALRMSQAILNNAKLCNAATVMISPMLSNTSEMEKIVDLNTKRLYRAVQIAIQFAEFHQLEYYKPVAGLYIWLRLSAECTTFDDEEALVHRCAQLGVFVGSGADYAELQPGWFRLTFAIPEDKLLQGLRRIEEAVGFKVVFTTDSSVQSWATVCAKWWRGIRG; from the exons ATGGCCACTGCTGAGAATTGGCTTATTCGGCCTGAAGTATTGTCCATACTCAAAAGAAACTGCTCCCAAGCCTTAAAAGAAGAACACCTTTCATACGCCAATGGTCTAGGAGGAACTCCCGAACTTCTAGAGAGCCTCTCAACATTCTTCAATCATTTCTTCTCGCCCATGGTACCGGTACGACCGGAACATATTGTAACTGGACCTGGCTGTAGCACGGTCTTGGATACGCTAATTCATGATATATGCGATATGGGCGATGGCCTCCTTGTAACAGCTCCTATGTGGG GAAGCTTTCAAATATCGGCGGTTATGAGAAATTCTGTTCAATTGATACCGGTTTATGTTCCTTTTGAACAGTCTCAAAGCGCAAGTGACATAGTCCAAGCCTATAGATCAGCAGCACAAGAGGCTTCATGCAAG GCGATAGATGGTTTGCTACAATATTGCCAAGAGGCCGATTTGCACTTTATTTCTGACGAGATCTACGCACTCTCAACATTTGGAGACCGAG AATTTACTTCGGTTTTGTCAAGAAATTTGGACGCCCTGTGCGTCGAAAGGTCAAGAGTTCATGTCCTTTatagcatcagcaaagaTTTCGGCTGCAGTGGCATTAGACTA GGATGCCTGGTCAGCCAAGCGAATAAGGCATTACGAATGTCGCAGGCTATTTTGAACAATGCAAAGCTTTGCAACGCTGCCACCGTCATGATCTCACCAATGCTTTCCAATACATCGGAAATGGAAAAGATCGTGGACCTCAATACAAAGAGGTTATATCGAGCTGTTCAAATAGCTATCCAGTTTGCCGAGTTTCATCAACTGGAATATTACAAGCCAGTAGCTGGATTGTACATCTGGCTAAGATTATCAGCAGAATGTACTACttttgatgacgaagaggctCTCGTTCATCGATGTGCTCAGCTCGGAGTGTTCGTTGGCAGTGGTGCGGATTACGCCGAGCTCCAGCCGGGCTGGTTCCGGCTGACTTTTGCAATTCCAGAAGACAAATTACTGCAGGGATTGCGGCGTATTGAAGAAGCAGTTGGATTTAAAGTAGTATTTACCACTGACTCGAGTGTTCAAAGCTGGGCTACGGTATGCGCTAAGTGGTGGAGAGGAATACGAGGGTAG
- a CDS encoding methyltransferase domain-containing protein yields the protein MAYDARSSETSAEDAARKAYILPHNRQEIERMKNQHEWIKGSFGGLIKAPVDYERKNQKILDSATADGTWLCDVSSLFPPETEFVGFDIAPELYPPSESLPSNVNLTLGDLSQELPSQWTMYFDLVHQRFIFPSFSVAAIEKSVERLAKCVKPGGWIQFVEPAANENVSGPGPSAFATLHQIADLFMQCPNPKEIILSQLEKIGFVNINVQTLDIVIGKFQDHRELDIRGRKSMRAAFNNMYPNTSPETLSMSTKDWEDLPTRFNEDLETYRTAIRHHIIWAQRPE from the exons ATGGCTTACGACGCTAGATCCAGTGAAACATCCGCGGAAGACGCGGCAAGAAAAGCATACATCCTGCCCCATAATCGACAAGAAATTGAGCGAATGAAGAATCAGCATGAATGGATAAAGGGCTCCTTTGGTGGCTTAATTAAAGCTCCAGTTGACTATGAACGAAAGAATCAGAAGATTTTAGATTCGGCAACTGCTGATG GTACTTGGCTATGCGACGTTAGCTCATTGTTTCCACCTGAGACGGAGTTTGTCGGATTCGATATTGC ACCTGAATTATACCCGCCATCGGAGAGTCTTCCATCCAATGTCAACTTAACCCTCGGCGATCTATCACAAGAACTCCCTTCCCAGTGGACTATGTATTTCGACCTTGTCCATCAACGATTTATCTTCCCAAGTTTCTCAGTCGCCGCTATCGAGAAATCTGTCGAAAGATTAGCCAAATGTGTTAAGCCTGGAGGCTGGATCCAGTTTGTTGAACCGGCAGCAAATGAGAATGTCTCAGGTCCAGGCCCTTCAGCCTTCGCAACGTTGCATCAAATTGCCGATTTATTCATGCAATGTCCAAATCCTAAAGAAATCATACTGTCACAACTCGAAAAAATCGGATTTGTTAATATCAATGTCCAAACATTGGATATCGTTATTGGAAAATTCCAAGATCATCGCGAGTTGGACATCCGTGGGCGAAAAAGCATGCGCGCAGCCTTTAATAACATGTACCCGAACACTAG CCCTGAAACCCTGAGTATGTCTACAAAGGATTGGGAAGATTTACCTACCCGATTTAATGAAGATTTGGAGACTTATCGTACTGCCATCAGACACCACATTATTTGGGCCCAGCGACCGGAGTAG
- a CDS encoding DJ-1/PfpI family domain-containing protein produces MASLPKRAVITVTSAKADLFNGKETTGVFISEALHPFRVFRDAGFEVDLVSETGKYTPDWLSLQSDFLNGSDKEMYDDLQSEFRKKLDNMPTPSELDGNNYGIFFASAGHAALIDYPTATGLQKIAEDIWANGGVVSAVCHGPAIFANIKDKATGKPIIAGRTITGFTTEGEDVLKIMSEIKSWGKPLVEEHAAALGATYKRPDNVWADLHVVDGRVVTGTNPASATSTAKAAVEVYNSL; encoded by the exons ATGGCTTCTCTCCCAAAGCGCGCTGTCATTACCGTCACTTCAGCCAAGGCTGACCTCTTCAACGGCAAAGAGACAACTGGCGTCTTCATTTCGGAGGCTCTTCACCCATTTCGAGTGTTCCGCGATGCTGGCTTTGAGGTTGACTTGGTCTCGGAGACTGGCAAGTACACGCCGGATTGGCTGTCACTGCAGTCCGATTTCCTAAATGGCTCCGACAAGGAGATGTACGATGACCTTCAGAGCGAGTTCCGGAAGAAACTCGATAACATGCCGACCCCTTCTGAGCTTGATGGCAATAACTACGGAATTTTTTTCGCTTCGGCTGGTCACGCTGCCCTCATTGACTACCCAACTGCTACTGGCCTGCAGAAAATCGCCGAGGATATCTGGGCAAATGGTGGAGTTGTGTCTGCCGTTTGCCACGGTCCTGCCATTTTCGCCAAtatcaaggacaaggccacTGGAAAGCCCATTATTGCCGGTAGAACTATCACTGGATTCACCACggagggagaagatgtcCTGAAGATCATGTCCGAGATTAAGAGCTGGGGCAAGCCTCTCGTGGAGGAGCATGCAGCGGCTCTTGGTGCTACCT ACAAGCGTCCCGACAACGTTTGGGCTGATTTGCACGTTGTTGATGGACGCGTAGTAACCGGTACCAACCCCGCGAGTGCTACGTCGACGGCTAAGGCTGCCGTGGAAGTTTACAACAGCCTTTGA
- a CDS encoding short chain dehydrogenase domain-containing protein: protein MSQTVVLITGGNRGLGLGLVESFLSQPNHTVISANRDTNHPTSKALADLPKAEGSSLVVLKYDAGVEQDAFDLVKYLKREHGINHLDIVVANAGISKSYPLVKDVRRVDIQEHIDINAYGVVSLYQATRDLLQQSTKKPIFVTIGSGAGALGRQPPVPNAAYGPSKVLVNWYGVRINAEDEWLNAFVLEPGFVQTDMGNAAAQIFGIGEAPTSVEESVGGLFKVITTATKETHGGKVVLYTGEILSF, encoded by the exons ATGAGTCAAACTGTTGTTCTTATTACTGGTGGAAACCGTGGGCTGGGCCTTGGGCTAGTTGAGAGCTTTCTTTCCCAGCCTAACCAT ACTGTTATTTCTGCCAACCGGGACACCAATCATCCAACTTCCAAAGCACTTGCCGACTTGCCCAAGGCTGAAGGCAGCAGTCTTGTTGTCTTGAAATACGATGCTGGGGTTGAGCAGGATGCCTTTGACCTTGTTAAGTATCTGAAAAGAGAGCATGGAATTAATCACCTTGATATTGTTGTCGCCAATGCCGGCATCTCAAAGTCTTACCCACTTGTGAAGGATGTCCGGCGAGTTGATATCCAAGAACATATCGATATAAATGCCTACGGTGTGGTATCTTTATACCAGGCCACACGAGATCTTTTGCAACAGTCGACTAAGAAGCCTATATTCGTCACCATTGGTTCTGGGGCCGGCGCACTTGG AAGACAGCCACCAGTCCCGAATGCTGCGTATGGGCCATCGAAGGTTCTGGTAAACTGGTACGGTGTCAGAATTAACGCCGAGGACGAATGGCTCAATGCCTTTGTCTTAGAGCCTGGCTTCGTTCAGACGGACATGGGCAATGCAGCAGCGCAAATCTTTGGCATTGGTGAAGCTCCTACTTCAGTAGAGGAGTCTGTAGGGGGCTTGTTTAAAGTCATTACAACGGCAACCAAGGAGACACATGGTGGTAAGGTCGTGTTGTACACTGGTGAAATTTTGAGCTTTTGA
- a CDS encoding ankyrin repeats (3 copies) domain-containing protein, with protein MSIPEDPLERRRLQNRMAQRRFRSRQKNQEQRNAIELASQLQSAAASLYSESVNMEGRLEDFSSTANTAHDASSLRGGYSASLNGVGGIHESFSLFDSNNRHDHFVGLDANGNCIPYALSEPVPSTISTSPGNSSPLDVLGSGRMQHRNSSPAHSDNYFSSEDHLLESAIIATNDLMKTTNFGSPDLSSADTSPRASDSCAMSDPGWLSALHMAARRGHGGIVRLLLQNCMDTNEPDSDGLTPLMHAAAGGHEEVVGLLLSHGARLGDRDNRRRSVLHWAVLTYREAVLRLLLKHAATDDPLLIDAYDESGCSPLHAAIDSGFEIGVSILMEFGVNIHSRARKP; from the exons ATGTCTATTCCAGAGGACCCGCTAGAACGCCGCCGTTTGCAGAATCGCATGGCGCAACGCCGCTTCCGATCCCGCCAGA AAAATCAAGAGCAACGAAATGCTATTGAACTGGCCTCTCAGCTGCAAAGTGCCGCAGCCTCGCTGTATTCTGAGTCTGTAAATATGGAAGGTCGCCTGGAGGACTTTTCAAGCACAGCAAACACAGCACACGATGCGTCATCGCTACGCGGTGGCTACTCTGCCTCTTTGAACGGCGTAGGGGGGATTCATGAGAGTTTTTCGCTATTTGATAGCAATAACAGGCATGACCATTTCGTCGGCTTGGATGCAAATGGAAATTGTATACCCTACGCCCTGTCAGAGCCAGTGCCTAGTACGATATCAACGTCTCCCGGTAACTCGTCCCCTCTCGATGTCCTCGGATCGGGCAGGATGCAACATCGCAATTCATCACCAGCCCACTCGGACAACTATTTCTCGTCTGAGGATCACCTGTTGGAATCCGCAATCATCGCAACCAACGATCTGATGAAGACAACTAACTTTGGATCACCAGATCTATCAAGTGCAGATACTAGCCCAAGAGCCAGTGATTCTTGTGCTATGAGCGATCCCGGCTGGCTTAGCGCTCTGCACATGGCGGCGAGGCGGGGCCATGGAGGGATCGTACGTCTCT TGCTGCAGAATTGCATGGATACCAATGAACCAGACAGCGATGGCCTAACGCCCCTGATGCATGCGGCTGCAGGCGGCCATGAGGAAGTCGTCGGCCTGCTGTTGAGCCATGGGGCTCGGCTCGGGGATCGAGACAACCGACGGCGGTCGGTTTTGCACTGGGCTGTGCTTACATACAGAGAGGCTGTACTTCGACTGCTGCTCAAACATGCCGCCACCGACGATCCTCTTTTGATTGACGCCTACGATGAATCGGGATGCTCTCCCTTGCATGCGGCAATTGACTCAGGATTCGAGATTGGTGTCAGCATATTAATGGAGTTCGGCGTCAACATACACTCCAGGGCAAGGAAACCCTGA